A segment of the Streptomyces pactum genome:
CTCACCCGGTACACCGCCGAACTCGTCGTTCCCCGCGAGGCCCGCATGGAGTGCGCCGTCCTCAAGGCGGTCGCCGTCCGGTACGTCATGCAGCGCACCGAGCAGGAGCGGCTCCGCGCCGACCAGCGCGTCGTCGTCGCCGAACTGGCCGAGGCGCTCACCGCCCGCGCCCCCGACGGCCTCGACCCCCAGTTCCGCGCCCTGTTCGACCGGGCCGGTGACGACCGGACCCGCAAACGGGTGATCGTCGACCAGATCGCCTCCCTCACCGACGCCTCGGCCCGCTCGCTTCACGCCCGCCTGACGGGGCACCCATGAGACTGACGGGACAGGTGTGACCCGACAGGCACGGAGGTCCGCGAAACACGTCCCTCCGTGGCCTGATCGGGTCACTCCCTCTTCCCGCACCACGCCACGTGCGGGACGCTCGCATGTGGCGGCACCCCGACGAGGAGGCAGACAAGTGGTCGACGCGGATCAGACATTCGTCATCGTCGGAGGCGGCCTGGCCGGTGCGAAGGCGGCCGAGACACTCCGCACGGAGGGTTTCACCGGCCGGGTGATCCTCGTCTGCGACGAGCGCGACCACCCCTACGAGCGCCCGCCGCTGTCCAAGGGCTACCTCCTCGGCAAGGAGGAGCGCGACAGCGTCTTCGTGCACGAGCCCGCCTGGTACGCGCGGCACGACGTCGAACTGCACCTCGGCCAGACCGTCGTCGAGATCGACCGCGCAGCCAAGACCGTGCACTACGGCGACGACGGCACCCACGTCAGGTACGACAAGCTGCTCATCGCGACCGGTGCCGAGCCCCGCCGTCTCGACGTCCCCGGCACCGACCTCGCCGGCGTCCACCACCTGCGCCGCCTGGCCCACGCCGAGCGCCTCAAGGGCGTCCTCACCTCCCTCGGCCGGGACAACGGCCACCTGGTGATCGCCGGCGCCGGCTGGATCGGGCTGGAGGTCGCGGCGGCGGCCCGTGAGTACGGCGCCGAGGTCACCGTCGTCGAGCCGGGACCGACCCCGTTGCACGGCGTTCTCGGCCCCGAGCTGGGCGCCGTCTTCGCCGAGCTGCACGAGGCGCACGGCGTCCGCTTCCGTTTCGGCGTGAGGCTGACCGAGATCATCGGCCAGGACGGCGTGGTGCTGGCCGCCCGCACCGACGACGGCGAGGAGCACCCCGCGCACGACGTGCTGGCCGCGATCGGCGCCGCCCCGCGCACCGCGCTGGCCCAGGCGGCGGGACTGGAGATCGCCGACCGCGCGCACGGCGGCGGCATCGTCGTCGACGAGCACCTGCGCACCGGTGACCCCGACATCTACGCGGCCGGTGACGTGGCCTCCTTCCACCACGCCCTCTTCGACACCAGCCTGCGGGTGGAGCACTGGGCCAACGCGCTGAACGGCGGCCCGGCCGCGGCCCGCGCGATGCTCGGCAAGGGCCTCGCCCACGACCGCGTGCCCTACTTCTTCACCGACCAGTACGACCTGGGCATGGAGTACTCCGGCTGGGCGCCCGCGGGGTCGTACGACCAGGTGGTGATCCGCGGGGACGCGGCGAAGCGCGAGTTCATCGCCTTCTGGGTGCGGGAGGGCCGGGTGCTGGCCGGGATGAACGTGAACGTGTGGGAGGTCACGGAGCCGATCCAGCAGTTGATCCGTTCGAAGGCCCCGGTGGACACGGAGGCGCTGGCGAACCCGCACGTACCCCTCGAAAGCCTCATCGCATAGCCGTCGGTCCGCCCCCGGCCCCGATTCCCGGGGGGCCACCCCCGGACCCCCCGGCCGTGCCGCGTCGGACGGCCGCTTCGCGGCGGGCCGGACCTCCGGGGCAGCGCCCGTCGCCGGGCCCGAGCATGTCGGTGCCGCACCGTAGACTTCAGGCGTGGCTGGACGGATCAACGACGAGGACGTGAAGGCGGTACGGGACGCGGTCCCGATCGACGCCGTGGTGTCCGAGTACCTCCAGCTCCGCAACGCGGGCGGCGGCAACCTGAAGGGCCTGTGCCCCTTCCACGACGAGAAGTCCCCGTCCTTCCAGGTCAGCCCGAGCAAGGGGTTCTTCCACTGCTTCGGCTGCCAGGAGGGCGGCGACACCATCACGTTCGTGATGAAGATCGACCACCTCACCTTCTCGGAGGCGGTCGAGCGCCTGGCCGGTCAGGCCGGCATCACCCTGCGCTACGAGGAGGGCGGGTACAACCCCACCCACCAGCGCGGCGAACGCATCCGCCTGGTCGAGGCCCACAAGATCGCCGCCCAGTGGTACGCGGAACAGTTGGCGGCCGGCCCGGAGGCCGACACCGGCCGCACCTTCCTCGCCGAGCGCGGCTTCGACCAGGACGCCGCCCGGCACTTCTCCGTCGGCTACAGCCCCCAGGGCTGGGACCACCTCACCCGCTACCTGCGCGGCAAGGGCTTCAGCGACAAGGAGCTGATCCTCTCCGGCCTCGCCCAGGAGGGCCGCCGCGGTCCCATCGACCGCTTCCGCGGCCGGCTGATGTGGCCCATCCGCGACATCGGCGGCGACGTCGTCGGCTTCGGCGCCCGCAAGCTCTACGAGGCCGACAACGGCCCGAAGTACCTGAACACCCCCGACACCGCGATCTACCGGAAGTCCCAGGTCCTGTACGGCATCGACCTGGCGAAGAAGGACATCGCGAAGGCCAGCCGCGCCGTGGTCGTCGAGGGCTACACGGACGTCATGGCCTGCCACCTGGCCGGCGTCACCACCGCCATCGCGACCTGCGGCACCGCCTTCGGTGGCGACCACATCAAGATCCTGCGCCGCCTCCTGATGGACAACGGCTCCGCGCGCGTGATCTTCACCTTCGACGGCGACGCGGCCGGGCAGAAGGCGGCCCTGCGCGCCTTCGAGGACGACCAGAAGTTCGCCGCCGAGACCTACATCGCCATCGCCCCCGACGGCATGGACCCCTGTGACCTGCGTCTGGCCAAGGGCGACGAAGCGGTCGCCGACCTGGTCGAGCCGCGCACCCCGCTCTTCGAGTTCGCGCTCCGCCAGATCGTGAGCCGCTACGACCTGGACACCCCGGCCGGCCGCGCCTCCGCCCTGGACGAGGCCGCCCCGGTCGTCGCCCGCATCAAGAACAGCGGCGCCCAGCACGAGGTCGCCGTGCAGCTCGCCGGCATGCTCGGCATCCTCGACACGCAGTTCGTGGTCAAGCGGATCGCCCAGTTGGCCCGCTGGGCCCGCGACCGCGGCGGCAAGGGCCCCGCCCCCGACCGGCCGCAGCGCGGCAGCGGCGGCGCCCCGCAGCAGTACGCCGCCCCGGCCGGTCCGGGCCCCCGCGGCGGCCCGGCGCTCAATCTGCGCAACCCCGTCTTCGCCACCGAACGCGAGCTGCTCAAGCTCGCCCTCCAGCGCCCGGAGCTGGTCTCCCCGGCCTTCGACGCGTACGGCGTCGACGAGTTCACCGCCCCGCCCTACGCCGCCGTACGCGAGGCGATCCAGGCGGCGGGCGGCGCCGAGTTCGGCGTCCAGGACCCGCAGGACTACCTGGTCCGCGTCCGCGAGGCCGCCCCGGACGACGCCGTCCGCGCCATGGTCACCGAGCTCGCGGTCGAGGCGATCATGCTGCACCGGGGCGTGAAGGACGTCGACGAGGTCTACGCGGGCGCCCAACTGGTCACCGTCCGGCGGCGGGCCGTCGAGCGCCGCATCCGCGACATCACGGGCCGCCTCACCCGCCTGACCGGCCACGGCGACCCCGCCGAACTGGCCGCCGTGCAGAACGAGCTGTGGGTCCTCCAGCAGTACGACCAGACCCTGCGCGAACACGGCGCCGCCGCGTTGTGAGACGCGACGGCGCGGACCCGACGGTGCGGACCGGCGGGGATCAGCCGCCGTCCCGGGCGAACGCCGGCGTCACCGCCCGCACCAGCCGCTCGGCGAATTCGCCGTCGCGGTTCCCGCACCGCGGGTACTCGGTGACGAAGTGCCCCCACCTCCACGTACCCGGCCGCCTCCACCACGTCCTCGGCTGATGTCGCATCCGTCCGCGGGCGAGCACGATGTGAGTCAGCCTCAGGCCGGCCGCGGCGGCCCACCGGCCGAGCCGTTCGGCCTCACCGGGCTCCGGGCAGCGCACCGTCACATGTGCTTCGTACCGGGAACCGGACATCCCGGGATCGTGCCGGAGCGGGGCACCGCCCGGCACCCGGGTTTCCGGCGGTGACCGTGCGGTCACGGCCCGGACGCAAAAAGTCACCGCACGCCCCTCGTGGCGGCGATGTGTCGTACCCCACACTGGGGGCGGTGCCTGAGTCCTCGGAGCGCGGCCGATCCGTCCCGGCGGGTCGCTGGTCCCCGCGGCCGCGCCCCACGCGTACGGGGCGGACAGCGGCGAGCGAGCCGGCTCCGCCCCCGAAGTACCGCGCCGGTCCCCGCCGGCCGTGTCCATCCTGGAGGTCGCCCCCGTGCAGACCCAGACCCTCACCCAGACCGACACCAGTACCGACGGCGCGGCGCCGGACGCGCGAAGCGGCGTCCTCGTCGCGATGCCCCCGCAGCACCGCGCCGTGCACCACCCCGAGAACCGGCCGGACGAGCCGCCCGCGGCGGACGTCCCCGAAGCGGCCGGCCACCCGGGCGAACCGGCCGACGCCCCCGCCGACGGCCGGGAGCCGGCCGACGTTCCCGCCGACGGCCCGGACCCGGCCGACGTTCCCGCCGACGGCCCCGAGCCGGCCGAACCGCCGCCGCCCACCCGCACGGAGACCGGCGGGCCCTCCTCCGACCTGTTCCGGCAGTACCTGCGGGAGATCGGCCGGATTCCGCTGCTCACCGCGGCCGAGGAGGTCGACCTCGCCCGGCGCGTGGAGGCCGGGCTGTTCGCCGAGGAGAAGCTGCGGCTCGCCGTCGACCTGGACAGCCGGCTCGCCCTGGACCTCGACCGGCTGGTCGTCATGGGCCGCCTGGCCAAGCGCCGCCTGATCGAGGCGAACCTGCGGCTCGTGGTGTCCGTGGCCAAGCGCTACGTCGGACGGGGGCTGACCATGCTCGACCTGGTCCAGGAGGGGAACCTGGGCCTGATCAGGGCCGTGGAGAAGTTCGACTACGCCCGCGGCTACAAGTTCTCCACCTACGCCACCTGGTGGATCCGCCAGGCCATGTCCCGGGCGCTGGCCGACCAGGCGCGCACCATCCGCGTCCCCGTCCACGTCGTGGAACTGATCAACCGGGTCGTCCGCGTCCAGCGGCGCATGCTCCAGGAACGCGGCCACGAGCCGACCGCGCAGGACGTCGCCGCCCACCTGGACCTGGCCCCCGAGCGGGTCGGCGAGGTGCTGCGCCTCGCCCAGGAGCCGGTGTCCCTGCACGCCCCGGTCGGCGAGGAGGACGACGTCGCCTTCGGGGACCTGATAGAGGACGGCGACGCCGCCAGCCCCGTGGAGTCGGCCGCGTTCCTGCTGCTGCGCGAGCATCTGGAGGCGGTGCTCTCCACCCTCGGCGAGCGCGAGCGCAAGGTCGTCCAGCTCCGCTACGGCCTGGTCGACGGCCGCCCCCGCACGCTGGAGGAGATAGGCCGCATCTTCGGCGTGACCCGCGAGCGGATCCGCCAGATCGAGTCCAAGACCCTCAACAAACTCCGCGACCACACCTTCGCGGACCAGTTGAGGGGTTACCTGGACTGAGCCCCCTACTCCACCTCCGCCACGGCCTGCGCGAACTGCGCCTGGTAAAGCCGCGCGTACGCGCCGCCCGCCTCGAGCAGTTCCACGTGCCCGCCCTGCTCGACGATCGCCCCGTTCTCCATCACCAGGATCGTGTCCGCGTCCCGGATCGTCGACAGCCGGTGCGCGATCACGAACGACGTCCGCCCGTGCGCGAGCTTGGCCATCGCCTTCTGGATCAGCACCTCGGTACGGGTGTCCACGGACGACGTCGCCTCGTCGAGGACCAGGATCACGGGGTCGGACAGGAACGCCCGCGCGATGGTGATGAGCTGCTTCTCACCCGCGCTCACCCCCGTGCCCTCGTCGTCGATCACGGTGTCGTAGCCGTCGGGCAGCGTCCGCACGAACCGGTCGGCGTGCGCGGCCCGCGCGGCCTCCTCGATCTCCCCGCGGGTGACCTCCCGCGACGCCCCGTACGCGATGTTCTCCGCGATGGTGCCGCCGAACAGCCAGGTGTCCTGGAGCACCATGCCGATACCGGCCCGCAGCTCGTCCCGGGACATCTTCGCGACGTCCACGCCGTCCAGGGTGATCCGCCCGCCGGAGACCTCGTAGAACCGCATCAGCAGATTGACGAGCGTCGTCTTCCCGGCGCCCGTCGGTCCCACGATGGCGACCGTGTGCCCCGGCTCCACCTTCAGCGACAGGTCCTCGATCAACGGCTTCTCCGGGTCGTACCGGAACGACACGTGCTCCAGCGCCACCCGCCCGCGCAGGTCCTCGGGCCGGGCGCCCGGGATCGGGTCCGCCGACTGCTCCTCGGCGTCCAGCAGCTCGAAGACCCGCTCCGCCGACGCGACGCCCGACTGCACCAGGTTCGCCATCGACGCGACCTGCGTCAGCGGCATCGAGAACTGCCGGGAGTACTGGATGAAGGCCTGCACGTCACCGATGGACAGGGAGCCGGAGGCCACCCGCAGGCCGCCCACCACCGCGACGAGCACGTAGTTCAGGTTGGACACGAACATCATCAGCGGCTGCATGATCCCGCTGTTGAACTGCGCCTTGAACCCGGCCTCGTACAGCGCGTCGTTCTGCTCGGCGAACTGCTTCGCCGACTCCTCCTGGCGCCCGAACACCTTCACCAGCGCGTGTCCGGTGTACATCTCCTCGATGTGCGCGTTGAGCTGTCCCGTGGAGCGCCACTGCTGCACGAACTGCGGCTGCGACCGCTTGCCCACGCGGGTGGCCACGACGAACGACAGCGGAACGGTCACCAGCGCGACCAGCGCCAGGATCCAGGAGACGTAGAACATCATCGCCAGCACGCCGATGATGGTCAGCAGCGAGTTGATCAACTGGCCCATCGACTGCTGGAGCGTCTGGCCGATGTTGTCGATGTCGTTCGTGGCCCGGGAGAGCACCTCACCGCGCTGGCGCTTGTCGAAGTACGACAACGGCAGGCGCGACAGTTTCGTCTGCACGTCCTCGCGCATCCGGAACATGGTCCGGTTGACCGCGCGGTTCACCAGCCGCGTGGCCACCGCCATCAGCAGCCCGGCGACGGCGAAGACCGCCAGCGCGAGCAGCAGCACCTCGCCCACGGCACCGAAGTCGATGCCCTGGCCCGGGGTGAAGTCCGTGCTGCGGAGCATGTCGGCGACATCGCCGTCGCCGCGCTCCCGCATGGAGTCCAGGACCTGTTCCTTCGTGGCCCCGGCCGGCATGTCCCGCCCGACGATCCCCGCGAAGATCAGGTCGGTGGCCCTGCCGAGGATCTTCGGCCCGACCACGTTGAGGCCGACGCTGACGACCAGGCACGCCAGCAGGGTGAACAGGGTCGCCCGCTCCGGCCGGAACCGGGTGACGAGCCGCTTGCCCGACCCCTTGAAGTCCATCGAACGCTGGTCGGGGCCGCCCCCGGCCATCATGCGACCCGCAGGCCCGGCCATCAGGCGGCCTCCGCTTCCGTGAGCTGGGAGAGCACGATCTCCCGGTAGGTTTCGTTCTCCGTCATCAGCTCGTGGTGCCGGCCCACGCCGACCACCCGCCCCTCGTCCAGCACGATGATCCGGTCGGCGTCCCGGATGGTCGCCACCCGCTGCGCCACGATCACCACGGTCGCCTCGGCGGTCTCCCGGCCCAGCTCGGCACGGAGCGCGGCGTCGGTCGCGTAGTCCAGGGCGGAGAAGGAGTCGTCGAAGAGGTAGATCTCCGGGCGCTGGACGAGGGTGCGGGCGATGGCGAGGCGCTGCCGCTGGCCCCCCGACACATTGGTGCCGCCCTGCGAGATCGGCGCGTCGAGCCCGCCCTCCAGCCGCTCCACGAACTCCCTGGCCTGCGCGACCCCCAGCGCGTGCCACAGCTCCTCGTCCGTGGCGTCCGGATTGCCGTAGCGCAGGTTGGTGGCGACCGTGCCCGCGAAGAGGTACGGCTTCTGCGGCACCAGCCCCACGATCCGGGCCAGCACCTTCGGGTCGACGGTCCGTACGTCCACCCCGTCCACCAGCACCTCGCCGTCCGTGGCGTCGAACAGCCGGGGGACCAGCCCGAGCAGCGTGGACTTGCCGCTGCCGGTCGAGCCGATGACGGCGGTCGTCTCACCCGGCCGGGCCACCAGCTCGATGTGCCGGAGCACCGGCTCCTCGGCACCGGGGTAGCGGAAACCGGCCCCCCGCATCTCGAGGTGCCCGTGCCGCCGCAGCTCGGTGACCGGCGCCAGCGGCGGCACCACACTGCTCTCGGTGTCCAGGACCTCCTGGATGCGCTCGGCGCAGACCTCCGCGCGCGGCACCATCATGAACATGAAGGTGGCCATCATCACGGACATGACGATCTGCATGAGGTAGGCGAGGAACGCGGTCAGATCGCCGATCTGCATCCCGCCGCTCTCGATCCGGTGGGCGCCGAACCACACCACCGCCACCGACGACACGTTCACCACCGTCATGACCACCGGGAACATCAGCGCGAGCAGGTTGCCGGTGCCCAGCGCTACGTCGGTGAGGTCGGCGTTGGCCTTCCGGAAGCGCTGCTGCTCGTACTCGTCCCGCACGAAGGCGCGGATGACGCGGTTGCCGGTGATCTGCTCGCGCAGCACCCGGTTCACCGTGTCCAGCCGCTCCTGCATGGCCCGGAACAACGGCCGCAGCTTCCGCACGATCAGCGTCACGCAGATTGCCAGCACCGGCACGACCGCGACGAGCACCCCGGACAGCGGCACGTCCAGGCCGAGCGCCATCACGATGCCGCCGACGCACATGATGGGCGCCGACACCATCAGGGTGAACGACATCAGGGCCAGCATCTGGACCTGCTGCACGTCGTTCGTCGTCCGGGTGATCAGCGAGGGCGCGCCGAAGCCGCCGACCTCGCGCGCCGAGAAGGACTGCACCCGGTCGAAGACGGCACCGCGCACGTCCCGGCCGAGCGCGGCCGCGGTCCGCGCGCCGTAGTAGACGGCGCCGATGTTGCACACCACCTGGACGAGCGAGATGCCGATCATCAGGGCGCCGTAGCCCAGGATGTAGCCGGAGTCGCCCTTGACGACACCGTTGTCGATGATGTCCGCGTTCAGCGTGGGCAGGTAGAGGGAGGCGCAGGTCTGCAGGAACTGCAGCGCCACCAGCAGGGCGATGGGTTTCTGATAGGGCCTGAGATAGGTCCGCAAGAGTCGTATGAGCACACTGGGTCTTTCGGAGTCGGCGACCGGGGCGGATGGTTGCCCCTGGCCCCTATCGTCGGACACTCCACCAGCGTTACCCCAACCGATTAACCCGACAGCGCGCTACTTCCGGCCTTATGGGCGGTCCTACACGTGCAGCGCCCCCGGATGCGTCTGTTCCCGCACCGACACGAACTGCTGGCGCACCGCCTGACCCACCGCCAGTTCCTCACCCGGCTCCAGCACCTGCGCGACGGCGCCCTGCCAGCCGGGGGGCGTACGCGGGTCCAGCGTGCCCTGCGACACGCCGAGCGCCCACGCCGCCTGCCGGGCGGAGCCGATCGCGGCGTAGTCCGCCGGCTGCGGCACGACGACCTGCGTCCCGAACAGCGCGGGCGCCGCCGCCTGCACGGCCGGCAGCTCGGCCGCCGCGCCCAGCAGGAAGACCCGCCGTACGTCCACGCCCCGGGCGCGCAGCACGTCGAGGGCGTCCGCCAGGCCGCACAGCATGCCCTCGAACGCGGCCCGCGCCAGATGCTCCGGCTTCATCGACTCGCGCCGCAGACCGGCGAGCGTGCCGGCGGTGTGCGGCAGGTTCGGCGTGCGCTCGCCCTCCAGGTAGGGCAGCAGTACCAGCCCGTGCGAGCCCGGCGTCGACTTCATCGCCAGTTCGGACAGGCTCTCCAGGTCCCCCACGCCGAGCAGCTCGGCGGCGCCGCGCAGGGTCCGTACGGCGTTCAGGGTGGTCACGACCGGCAGGTGCATGCCGGTGGCGTCGGCCAGCGCGGTGATCATGCCGGACTGGTCGACCAGCGGCTCGGTGTGTACGGCCATGACGGAGCCGGAGGCGCCCAGCGACACCACCGCGTCGCCCAGCCCGATTCCCAGCCCGAAGGCGGCGGCCTGCGTCTCACCGGTTCCGGCGGAGATCAGCAGGCCCTCCGGCGTCGTACCGGCCGCGTCGGCCGGGCCGATCACCTCCGGCAGCATCACCTGGTGCCCGAGCGCCAGCTCGACCAGATCGGGCCGGTAGCCGCTGCTCGCCGCCGACCAGTAGCCGGTCCCGGAGGCGCCGCCCCGGTCGGTGGTCCTCCTGACCGGCCGCCCGAGGAGCTGCCACACCAGCCAGTCGTGGGCCTGGAGCAGCACCGCGGTCCGCGCCGCGGCCTCCGGCTCGTTCCTCGCCAGCCAGCGCAGCTTGGTCACCGGCTGGGCGGCCTGCGGCACACAGCCCACGGCCTGCGCCCACGCCTCACGCCCGCCGAGCGCGTCGACCAGGTCGGCCGCCGCCACCTGGGAGCGCTTGTCGCCCCCCACCATGGCCGGGCGCACGGTGTTGCCCTGCGAGTCCAGCGGCACGACCGAGTTCGCCTGTGCGGAGACGCCGATGGCCTGCACGCCCTCCAGCAGCCCGCCGCCGGCGGCCTCCCCGAGGGAGAGCAGCCACGCCTGCGGATCGACGTCCGCGGGGCGGCCCCCGCCTTCGGGGCTCTCCAGCGGGTGCGGCGCGTAGCCCTGGCGCAGCACGGCGCCCGTCTCCGAATCGCAGACGAC
Coding sequences within it:
- a CDS encoding NAD(P)/FAD-dependent oxidoreductase, which produces MVDADQTFVIVGGGLAGAKAAETLRTEGFTGRVILVCDERDHPYERPPLSKGYLLGKEERDSVFVHEPAWYARHDVELHLGQTVVEIDRAAKTVHYGDDGTHVRYDKLLIATGAEPRRLDVPGTDLAGVHHLRRLAHAERLKGVLTSLGRDNGHLVIAGAGWIGLEVAAAAREYGAEVTVVEPGPTPLHGVLGPELGAVFAELHEAHGVRFRFGVRLTEIIGQDGVVLAARTDDGEEHPAHDVLAAIGAAPRTALAQAAGLEIADRAHGGGIVVDEHLRTGDPDIYAAGDVASFHHALFDTSLRVEHWANALNGGPAAARAMLGKGLAHDRVPYFFTDQYDLGMEYSGWAPAGSYDQVVIRGDAAKREFIAFWVREGRVLAGMNVNVWEVTEPIQQLIRSKAPVDTEALANPHVPLESLIA
- the dnaG gene encoding DNA primase — its product is MAGRINDEDVKAVRDAVPIDAVVSEYLQLRNAGGGNLKGLCPFHDEKSPSFQVSPSKGFFHCFGCQEGGDTITFVMKIDHLTFSEAVERLAGQAGITLRYEEGGYNPTHQRGERIRLVEAHKIAAQWYAEQLAAGPEADTGRTFLAERGFDQDAARHFSVGYSPQGWDHLTRYLRGKGFSDKELILSGLAQEGRRGPIDRFRGRLMWPIRDIGGDVVGFGARKLYEADNGPKYLNTPDTAIYRKSQVLYGIDLAKKDIAKASRAVVVEGYTDVMACHLAGVTTAIATCGTAFGGDHIKILRRLLMDNGSARVIFTFDGDAAGQKAALRAFEDDQKFAAETYIAIAPDGMDPCDLRLAKGDEAVADLVEPRTPLFEFALRQIVSRYDLDTPAGRASALDEAAPVVARIKNSGAQHEVAVQLAGMLGILDTQFVVKRIAQLARWARDRGGKGPAPDRPQRGSGGAPQQYAAPAGPGPRGGPALNLRNPVFATERELLKLALQRPELVSPAFDAYGVDEFTAPPYAAVREAIQAAGGAEFGVQDPQDYLVRVREAAPDDAVRAMVTELAVEAIMLHRGVKDVDEVYAGAQLVTVRRRAVERRIRDITGRLTRLTGHGDPAELAAVQNELWVLQQYDQTLREHGAAAL
- a CDS encoding ABC transporter ATP-binding protein, with translation MAGPAGRMMAGGGPDQRSMDFKGSGKRLVTRFRPERATLFTLLACLVVSVGLNVVGPKILGRATDLIFAGIVGRDMPAGATKEQVLDSMRERGDGDVADMLRSTDFTPGQGIDFGAVGEVLLLALAVFAVAGLLMAVATRLVNRAVNRTMFRMREDVQTKLSRLPLSYFDKRQRGEVLSRATNDIDNIGQTLQQSMGQLINSLLTIIGVLAMMFYVSWILALVALVTVPLSFVVATRVGKRSQPQFVQQWRSTGQLNAHIEEMYTGHALVKVFGRQEESAKQFAEQNDALYEAGFKAQFNSGIMQPLMMFVSNLNYVLVAVVGGLRVASGSLSIGDVQAFIQYSRQFSMPLTQVASMANLVQSGVASAERVFELLDAEEQSADPIPGARPEDLRGRVALEHVSFRYDPEKPLIEDLSLKVEPGHTVAIVGPTGAGKTTLVNLLMRFYEVSGGRITLDGVDVAKMSRDELRAGIGMVLQDTWLFGGTIAENIAYGASREVTRGEIEEAARAAHADRFVRTLPDGYDTVIDDEGTGVSAGEKQLITIARAFLSDPVILVLDEATSSVDTRTEVLIQKAMAKLAHGRTSFVIAHRLSTIRDADTILVMENGAIVEQGGHVELLEAGGAYARLYQAQFAQAVAEVE
- a CDS encoding ABC transporter ATP-binding protein, whose protein sequence is MLIRLLRTYLRPYQKPIALLVALQFLQTCASLYLPTLNADIIDNGVVKGDSGYILGYGALMIGISLVQVVCNIGAVYYGARTAAALGRDVRGAVFDRVQSFSAREVGGFGAPSLITRTTNDVQQVQMLALMSFTLMVSAPIMCVGGIVMALGLDVPLSGVLVAVVPVLAICVTLIVRKLRPLFRAMQERLDTVNRVLREQITGNRVIRAFVRDEYEQQRFRKANADLTDVALGTGNLLALMFPVVMTVVNVSSVAVVWFGAHRIESGGMQIGDLTAFLAYLMQIVMSVMMATFMFMMVPRAEVCAERIQEVLDTESSVVPPLAPVTELRRHGHLEMRGAGFRYPGAEEPVLRHIELVARPGETTAVIGSTGSGKSTLLGLVPRLFDATDGEVLVDGVDVRTVDPKVLARIVGLVPQKPYLFAGTVATNLRYGNPDATDEELWHALGVAQAREFVERLEGGLDAPISQGGTNVSGGQRQRLAIARTLVQRPEIYLFDDSFSALDYATDAALRAELGRETAEATVVIVAQRVATIRDADRIIVLDEGRVVGVGRHHELMTENETYREIVLSQLTEAEAA
- a CDS encoding xylulokinase, whose amino-acid sequence is MGIVAGLDSSPDFTRIVVCDSETGAVLRQGYAPHPLESPEGGGRPADVDPQAWLLSLGEAAGGGLLEGVQAIGVSAQANSVVPLDSQGNTVRPAMVGGDKRSQVAAADLVDALGGREAWAQAVGCVPQAAQPVTKLRWLARNEPEAAARTAVLLQAHDWLVWQLLGRPVRRTTDRGGASGTGYWSAASSGYRPDLVELALGHQVMLPEVIGPADAAGTTPEGLLISAGTGETQAAAFGLGIGLGDAVVSLGASGSVMAVHTEPLVDQSGMITALADATGMHLPVVTTLNAVRTLRGAAELLGVGDLESLSELAMKSTPGSHGLVLLPYLEGERTPNLPHTAGTLAGLRRESMKPEHLARAAFEGMLCGLADALDVLRARGVDVRRVFLLGAAAELPAVQAAAPALFGTQVVVPQPADYAAIGSARQAAWALGVSQGTLDPRTPPGWQGAVAQVLEPGEELAVGQAVRQQFVSVREQTHPGALHV